The Phycodurus eques isolate BA_2022a chromosome 17, UOR_Pequ_1.1, whole genome shotgun sequence nucleotide sequence TTCTTAGCCACGGTGGTCTTGTAGCAGTCCACGCAGAAGACCTGGTCCTGGTGGGTGGTGAAGCTGGACCCGGCCAGAGGCTTGGAGCAGGAGCTGCACACGAAACAGTGACCGTGCCAAGGCTGCTCCTGGTAGTTGACTCCTCCGGACATTATTGGCTACAAAGGAGTCAACATATTCACGCTCAGTTTTGATTCCGACTTCTCATGTTTTCATTGATTACCTTTTTGCAGGAGACGCAGATCTTTGCAAACTTGTTGTCGTAGCAGGGACTGCAAAAGACGTCACTTTCTTTGGCGATGAAGCTCTGCGACGCCATCGGTCGCTTGCAGTGGCAGCAGATGAAGCACTCGTCGTGGAACGAATTGCCTTTATACTCCACACTCTCCGTGCCTGTAAATGGAGATGACACATACAAATGGATTAGAACAATGATTCTCCAAGTGTGGTAAGGGTATCAACCTGGCTTGAACTTTGTTTAAtccagtacaatacatttttcaagtacagttgagttatactgtatttaactttgaagtacaaTATGTACGatgacaaaacaaagcaaaacaaaccgGTCAGACGATTTCAGTCCCAATTTTGAATTTACAAGCATATAAAAGGTCCCGTagtttggctatttagacctccatagagtgactctctaacatggactcagtagaaaggtgtcaatttcattttaaaataaacaaaacaaaaaaacattggtcCTGTCACACGAGTgcccagaaaaggcccctctgagagctacttctgtttgacccagttttgtatccactttgttcatatttggctaagaccgtcccctttcctctgattggtggCCTCAGTGTAGAAGACcaacttgtgagagcacacgtgttcgTTAAGTCGGCAGCGCTGGCTCGCGAGCGGAGACTGAGGTGGAGATCTCTGCTAGTTACGGAAATTCAACGTCTGTAACTAGGGAATCCGTGGGcaattttaattcacatttcacATGTTTATTGAGGCACCATATAGCTAATAGAACATCCCAAATAGTAGAAAAAGTTGACTTGGTAAAATACGGGACCATTAATACCGAGGCACCATAAGATATGAGTTTAATGTGTTCCttgaccacacttgtaactaaaaacactcacacagtatttcaaatcatatttccccaatgaaatgaatgacaatAACAATTCGTTGCAGCCTCCCAAAAATACaaccaaaatgtttgtaatgtgtttattaataagaaaaatagcactgtagaatattgtactttattttgaaaaagtattacatgAGTATATACGTTGTTTatttccactcccagttgaagtttactgtcaaactaagcataCAACTAAGAGAGCTACACACTGTGTGCTTAAATTAGCTTATCTAAATGCAAACaagcaatgcaaaatgccattggCAGGTCTATTGAATAGCATTAGTGTCCCGGAGTTCTAAACTTTTCAACAACggaaatttgaaaacaaatggagCATTTGCTAGTTTGCCTAGGTTTTCTTGTACCAAATGTCTTCTGTACATGTATTGATTCTCACCAGCGAGTATGGGTTTGTAGCAGGCGTGGCAGCGTGGTGCCTCTTCTCTGGAGCAGCACTTGCCACACAGGATGCGCTCATCCTTGGTGGTGAATGGCT carries:
- the LOC133416257 gene encoding four and a half LIM domains protein 1-like; its protein translation is MAASVHCFYCREDLGGRRFVRNEGRPVCVRCHTKFCANSCAECHRPISVESKELSHKGRYWHEDCFRCAKCYKALAKEPFTTKDERILCGKCCSREEAPRCHACYKPILAGTESVEYKGNSFHDECFICCHCKRPMASQSFIAKESDVFCSPCYDNKFAKICVSCKKPIMSGGVNYQEQPWHGHCFVCSSCSKPLAGSSFTTHQDQVFCVDCYKTTVAKKCSGCHMAITGFGKGVNVVSYDGGSWHEYCFNCKQCSLSLANTPFVAKGRDILCSDCGGK